Within the Pseudarthrobacter sp. W1I19 genome, the region CTGGAGTGGACGTCCCCGCCGCCTAACTCCTCGGGGCTGACGATCTCGCCGATCGCCGCCTTCACCAGCGGCGGCCCGCCCAGGAAGATGGTGCCCTGGTTCCGGACAATGACGGTTTCGTCGCTCATCGCGGGAACGTAGGCGCCGCCGGCCGTGCAGGAGCCCATAACGGAGGCGATCTGCGGAATCTTGGCCGCCGAGAGCCGGGCCTGGTTGTAGAAGATCCGGCCGAAGTGGTCCCGGTCCGGGAAAACCTCATCCTGTTTGGGCAGGAAGGCGCCGCCGGAGTCCACCAGGTAGATGCACGGCAACCGGTTTTCCAGCGCAATCTCCTGGGCGCGGAGGTGCTTCTTGACGGTCATTGGGTAGTAGGTTCCGCCCTTGACCGTGGCGTCGTTGGAGATCACCAGCACGTGGCGGCCGTGGACCAGGCCTATCCCGGCGATCACTCCCGCGCCGGGAGCTTCGTTGTTGTACATCCCGTTGGCTGCGAGGGGAGCGATTTCCAGGAACGGGCTGCCGTCATCCAGCAGCTGGTCGATGCGCTCACGCGGCAGGAGCTTCCCCCGGGCCACATGGCGCTGCCGGGATTTCTCCGGCCCGCCCATGGCGGCGTCGGCGAGCTTCTTCCGCAGCTCTTCGGCAAGCTCATGCTGGGCCGCGCGGTTGGCTGCAAACGACTCTGCAGTCCCATCGAGCCGGGTGGCAAGGGTCTCCATTGACGGTCCGTTCCTGTTCCAATCCGAGTACTGCTTAGGCAACTCGGTTAGTGCTCAATAACTGAAATTCAGGTTAGTCTGGATTAACTGTGAAGTCCACCACATAGCCGCTCTTGCTAGAATCTGCGGGATCCGAGGAGGAAATGTGCGCAGTACCGACGCCACGCAGACCGGCACTGCCCGGACCGGCCCGTCAACACAGGGTTCATCAACGCAGGGTTCATCAACGCAGGGCCCGGCATCACCGGCCCCATCAACCCAGCGCGGGCAGGCGAAGGAGAGCCGCAGGCAGGCGCTGCTGTCGGCTGCGGCGTCGCTGTTTGCGGTCAACGGGTTCAACCGTGTTTCCCTGGAGGATCTGGGGGCGGCCGCCGGCGTCAGCGGGCCTGCCGTCTACCGGCACTTCTCCGGCAAACAGGCAGTCCTCGCAGATCTTCTGGTCACCGTCAGCCAGGAGCTGCTCGACGGCGGCCTTCAGGTCGCGGCCAGCAACTCCGACCCCGCTGCGGCCTTGAGGTGCCTGGTGGAATTCCAGGTGGATTTCGCCCTGGGCAAGCCGGACGTCATCCGTGTCCAGGACAGGGATTTCAGCAACCTTTCCGAGCAGGACCAGGCGGCAGTGCGGGCACTCCAACTGAGTTATGTCGAGGTCTGGGTGGACGTCCTCTCCAAGCTGCACCCGGACACGGATATCGCCGAGCTCCGGATGCGGGCGCATGCCACTTTCGGACTGATCAACTCCACACCGCACTCCGTGCGCAGCCACGGCCGCAAAATGGCCGCCCGTTCCGCCCGGCCCCTGCTGGAGAGTATGGCCCTGGCCGCGCTGCTGGTGGACACCCCCCAGGACTAAGACACCCGCGCGCGGCATTCACTCATTGGGGAATCCCATTCACCTTTACCTGGGGACGGCCCTGGGCCGCATGAGCGTTGCTGGCCGGCAACGCTTATGCGGTCCAGGGCCGCGGCTTCGCCAGGTAGCCACCTAGACCATGGTGAGGACCATTCCCGGGTCGGCCAGGATGGCACCAACATCGGCAAGGAAGCGCGAGCCCTGCTCCCCGTCCACCAGGCGGTGGTCGAAGGACAGGCTCAGGGTGAGGACCTGGCGCAGGGCCACCTCGCCCTGGTACTCCCACGGCGTGTTCCGCACGGCGCCGAGGGCGAGGATGGCGGCTTCCCCCGGGTTGAGGATGGGTGTCCCGGCGTCAATCCCGAACACGCCGATGTTGGTGATGGAGATGGTTCCGCCGGTGAGGTCAGCCGGTGTGGTTTTGCCGGCCCGCGCAGTTTCCGTCAGTTCAGTGAGCGCGTCTGCCAGCTGAAGGAGTGACAGCGAATGCGCGTCCTTGATGTTGGGAACGGTCAGTCCCCGGGGCGTGGCGGCTGCGATGCCCAGGTTAACGTAGTTGAAGGTCACGATCTCCTGGTTCGCCTCGTCCCACCGCGCGTTGAGGGCGGGGTTCCGGCGCAGGGCAATGAGAACGGCCTTCGCTGCCAGGGTAAGCGGCGTCAGCTTGTGTCCGGTGAACTCGCGGCTTCCCTTGAGCCTGGCCAGCAGCTCCATGGCGGGAGTGACATCCACGGTGAGGAACTCCGTGACGTGCGGCGCGGTGAAGGCGCTCTGCACCATGGCGGCTGCCGTGAACTTCCGTACCCCCTTGATGGGCGTCCGGGTTTCCCGCTCCTGGCCTGGCTGAACGCCGGCCCGGGGAACTGTTTCCCGTCCAGGCGAGCCGACGTCCGCGGACTGTCCCTCCATAAAGTGCTGGACGTCCTCGCGGGTGATCAGTCCTTGCGGTCCCGTTCCAGGGACCACTTCCAGGTTCACACCAAGGTCACGGGCCAACTTCCGCACCGGCGGTGTGGAGCGGGGCCGGGTTTCAAGACGCCGGGTTTCGACAGGCCCGGTTTCGACAGGCTCGGTTTCGACAGGCTCAACCACCGGCGACCGGGTTTCGGCTGCGTCAACCACCGAAGGCTTGCTTTCAGCAGGCTCGGTCTCGGCAGGCTCAACCACCGAAGGCTTGCTTTCAGCAGGCTCGGTTTCGGCAGGCTCAACCCCCGGAGACTTGGTTTCTGCAGGGTCAACCACCGTGGCAAGGTTGCGTTGGCGCCGCACCGGCCGGTCGGAACTTTCGACGACGGCCCCATACCCCACCAGGTTCGGTTCCCTTTTGGCCGCTGCCGGCTCCTGCTCCGGATCCGGCTTCTGCCCCGCGGGGGACGACGTGGGGGTGACGGGCCGAGAGGAGGAGGTCCCGGCGTCGTCCGCCACTTCAAACGAGACGATGGGCTTGCCCACCTCTACGATGGTGCCGGGCTGCTCGTGCAATTCTTTGATGACGCCGGCAAAAGGGGACGGAAGCTCCACCACGGCCTTGGCGGTTTCCACCTCGGCGATCACCTGGTTCAGGCTGACGGTATCCCCCACGCCTACTTTCCAGCTGAGGATTTCCGATTCGGTAAGTCCCTCGCCCAGGTCGGGGAGCCGGAATTCCTTGATCATGGTGCCGCTCATCCTTCCAGCCCGCTGAGTGAGTTCGGCCGGCCCAGGGCACGGTCCACGCCATCGAGGATCCGGTCCAGGCCCGGCAGGTGGTGCATCTCCAGCTTCGAATAGGGGTAGGGGATGTCGAAGCCGGTGACCCGGACCGGGGCCGCCTCAAGGTAGTAGAAGCAGCGTTCGGTGATACTGGCTGCCACCTCGGCACCCAGGCCGCCCGACTGGCCGGCTTCATGCGTCACCACCAGGCGGCCGGTCTTGCGGACGGACGCAACAACGGTGCGGTAGTCCACCGGCGACAGCGAACGCAGGTCGATGACCTCGATGGAGATCCCTTCATCGGCAGCGGCTATAGCGGCATCCCGGGCAGTCTTGACCAACGGGCCGTAGGCCACGAGGGTGACGTGGGTGCCGTCGGTGACAACACGGGCCTGATCCATGGGAGCGGCTGTCCGCGGATCAACGGACTCGTCCACCTCACCTTTGTCGTGGTAGCGGCGCTTGGGCTCGAAGTACAGCACGGGGTCGTCGCAGGAGATGGCTTGCTGGATGACCGTGTGGGCGTCCTGCGGGTTGGACACAGTCACCACGCGCAGGCCTGAAGTATGCGTGAAGTAGGCTTCCGGCGACTCGGAGTGGTGTTCGGGCGAGCCGATGCCGCCGCCGAACGGGATCCTGATGGTGATGGGCATCTTGACGGCGCCGCGGGTGCGGTAGTGCAGCTTGGCCACCTGGCTGACGATCTGGTCGAATGCGGGATAGATAAAGCCGTCGAACTGGATTTCCACCACGGGGCGGTAGCCGCGGTAGGCCAGTCCCACGGCCGTCCCCACAATGGCCGATTCAGCCAGGGGCGTGTCCACAACACGGTGCTTGCCGAAATCTTTCTGCAGTCCGTCGGTCACCCTGAACACACCGCCCAGTGCCCCGATGTCCTCGCCGAGGAGGACCACTTTGGGATCGTTTTCCAAAGACTTGCGCAGGCCGGTGTTAATGGCGCGGGCAAAGGTCATCTGGGTCATCAGCGTGCACCTTCTTCTGACACGGCTTCTGCGGGATCACCGAAGGAAGCCAGGTAACGGGCGTAATGGTCCTGCTGCCGGTCCAGCCAGGAATTGGGCGTGCTGTAAACGTGCTTGAAAACGTCCAGCGGCTGCGGGTCCGGCATGGTGGTGCAGCCCCTGCGCATTTCCCGGGCCACGGCGTCGGCCTTGTCCCGGACCTGCTGCTGCAGTTCTGCCGTGAGCAGGCCTTTGCGGTCCAGGAGCGCCGCAACACGGCTGACCGGATCCTTTGCCGCCCAGTCCTCGAGTTCGTTGGCATCGCGGTAGCGGGTGGGATCGTCCGCTGTGGTGTGCGGACCCATCCGGTAGCTGACTGCCTCGATGAAGGTGGGACCGCCGCCGCGCCGGGCCCGGTCCAGCGCAACCCTGGTGGCGGCCATCACGGCCAGGACGTCGTTCCCATCCACCCGGAGGCTGGGGATGCCGAACCCTGTGGCCCTGTCCGCCAGCTGGATGTGCGACTGAAGCCGGACCGGTTCGGAAATGGCCCAGTGATTGTTCGTACAGAAAAACACCACCGGCACCTGGAAGCTCGCGGCAAAAACCATGGCCTCATTGAGGTCACCTTCACTGGTGGCGCCGTCGCCGAAGTAGGTCACGGCGGCCGAATCCGCGCCATCATTTTGGATTCCCATGGCATAGCCGGTGGCGTGCAGGGTCTGGGCACCGATGATGATCTGCGGCGTGGCCATGTTGATGGAGTACGGATCCCAGCCGGAGGAGGCATTTCCGCGCCAAACCCTCACGATGTCAGTGAGGTCTACGCCCCTGCAGTAGGCGACGCCGTTTTCACGGTAGCTGGAGAACACAAAGTCGTCCTCGCGAAGGGCCCGCCCGGAACCGATCTGTGCGGCTTCCTGACCCAGCAGCGGGGGCCACAAGGCGAGCTCACCCTGCCGCTGCAGGGCTGTGGCTTCGACGTCGATGCGACGGATGACGGTCATGTCCTCGAAGAGCGAGCACAGGTGGTCGTCGGTGATGTCCTGCAACCAGGGATCGAATTCGGGGTGGCTGACGCGTTCCCCGGAAGGGGTGATCAGCTGGACAAGTCCACTTGTCCGCCCGGGGGGTTCAGCGGGACCGCCCGCGCCGGTGAAATCAGCAGCGATGGGGGCACTTGCGCTGCCTTGGCCCATTCCGTCTGTAGACACGATAGCCGCAACCTCTCACGTCGTTGACCTGCGGATTCCGGGACTTGTGGTCCCACCGCCGCCGGCCTTCCGGGCGCCGTTGCCCCGGATACTGTGACCCTACTCACAATGCTCATTGGGTACAACCACCGCGGCCGTCGCTGAGCAGAATGCTCTGTCTGGAGGCGTGAGACGGTGCTAACGTTGCGCATTATGCAAGCTTTGGATGGCACTGATACCCGGCTGCTCTCGGCCCTGGCCCAAGACCCCCGGCGGACGGTAGTGGCCCTTGCCCAGAAGCTGGGACTGTCCAGGAACACTGTGCAGGCCCGGATGGCCCAGCTGGAGAAAAAGCACGTGTTCCTGTCCTTCGAACGCCGGATCAATCCTGCGTCCCTGGGCTACCCGCTGATGGCATTTATTTCTGTCCACGTCCAGCAGCAAAAGCTGGCGCAGTTGGCCAAGGACCTGGCCGACGTCCCCGAAATCCTGGAAGGCTACGGCCTCACAGGCTCCGCCGACCTGCTGCTTCGTGTGGTGGCACTGGACGCGGAGGATCTCTTCCGGATCAACGGAAAGATCCTCGCCTGCGACGGCGTGGACCGCACGGACACGGCCCTGGCCATGGGGGAACTCATCCCGTTCCGGGTCCAGCCCCTGCTCGAGCGGGGGTCGCAGGGCGCTTAGCAGTCCCCCCGCTGTTGCCGAAGCAGGCCCCTGCCCCAGGGACGGGCGTCCGGCACGCACTCACCCCGGCTTGGGATGGGCCGCCATAAAGTACGGCGCCACGCCCGCCCGCTATAGGCTGTTGCGAGTTATCCACGGGTGCCGTTCGCTGGCCCCGCGACCAGGCGATGCATTGCAACCCGCCGGAAAGGCTCCATCTTGGGCAATCCTCAGGAACCGTACCAGCCGGGAGAACCCGGTGACGCCCCGCAGCAGCAGTTTGTACCCGCACAGCAGGCGCGGGTGCGCAGCGGACAGGCCTACGGGGCTCCCGCCGGTGCTTACCAAAATCCCGCCAGCGCTTACCGAAATCCCGCCAGCGCCAACGAGGCTCCCGCCGGCGCTAACCGGGGTCCCGCCGCCGGATACCCGGAAGCCACTCCCTTCGGCCTGCCGGGCCAGCAGCCTCCGGCTAAGGGCCGGCGCAGGCTCTGGGTCATCCTTGGCAGCATCGGCGGTGTCCTGCTGCTCGTGATCCTGGGGATCGTCATCCTGGTGAACGTGGTGGGCAGCGCCACCAACCAGGCACGGGGCCTTGCCGACGGTTTCACCCAACTGGTCATCGAAGGCGAAAATTCCAAAGCCTATGACGACTACCTCGACCCCGCCCTGCAGGAGCAGCTGTCCAAGGAAGCCTTCATCACCGGCGTCGAAAGCCTGGACATGAACGGCTCCTGCAAGCCGTCCTACAACGACCCCAAGGTGAGCACCGAAAATGGCGTCAAGGCCGCGGACGTGGCCGGCGTCATCACCTGTGACGGCAAGGAAGTGGATCTTGCCTACCGGTTCGAAGGCACGGACCAGCTGAAGATGACGAACATCAAACTCCGGCCCAAGGCTTAGCCCCAGGCAGGACCAGGAACACAAAAGAGCCTCCGCGCCCGTAGCGCAGAGGCTCTTTTTGTTGCCTGTGTAGAGGGGTCAGGTCCGGAAGCCCGCGCGTCCCGGGGTCAGTGGTTGACCGCTTTCTCGGCACCCACACCGGTGAGGGACCGGACCTCCATCTCGGCCTGCTTGGCGGTGTCTTCGCGCTTCTTGTCCAGGACGGTTCCGAGCCAGCCGAGCAGGAATGCCAGCGGGATGGACACAATGCCCGGGTTGCTGAGCGGGAACAGCGCGAAGTTGGCGTCCTTGATCATGGACGTCGCTCCGCCGGAAACCACCGGCGAGAAGATGATCAGCACGATCGCCGCACCCAGCCCGCCGTACATGCTCCACACCGCACCCTGCGTGGTGAACCTCCGCCAGAACAATGAGTAGATGATGGTGGGCAGGTTGGCCGAGGCGGCAACGGCGAAGGCCAGGGCCACCAGGAACGCCACGTTCTGCCCGTTGGCGAGGATGCCGCCCAGGATGGCGAGGATGCCGATGACCACCACGGTGCGCCGGGCCACCCTGACTTCAGTGTCGGCGTCGGCCTTGCCCTTGGCGATGACGTTGGCGTAGATGTCATGTGCGAAGGACGCCGCGGCGGTGATGGTCAGGCCGGCCACAACGGCGAGGATGGTAGCGAAGGCCACCGCCGAAATGAAGCCCAGCAGCAACGGGCCGCCCAGGTGGAAGGCCAGCAGGGGTGCCGCCGCATTCACGCCGCCCGGCGCGGTCTTGATGGTGTCCGCACCCACCAGCGCGGCCGCACCGTAGCCGAGCACCAGGGTGAAGAGGTAAAAGAGCCCGATCAGCCAGATGGACCACACCACGGACTTGCGGGCTTCCTTGGCCGTGGGGACCGTGTAGAAGCGCATCAGCACATGCGGCAGGGCAGCAGTGCCCAGGACCAGTGCCAGGCCCAGGGACATAAAGTCCAGCTTGGACGTCTCGGTCTTGCCGTACTGCAACCCGGGGTTCAGGACGGCCGGGTTGTTGGCCGTCTCCACCGCACCACCCAGCAGGGCCGAGAGGTTGAAGCCGTAAATGGCCAGGACCCAGAAGGTCATCACGGCCGCGCCCGCGATAAGCAGGATGGCTTTGATGATCTGCACCCACGTGGTGCCCTTCATGCCGCCGATGAGCACGTACATAATCATCAGGGCGCCGACGACGATGATCACCAATGCCTGTCCGCCCCAGTCGCTGATGCCCAGGAGCAGGGAGATCAAGCTTCCGGCGCCTGCCATTTGGGCCAGCAGGTAGAAGAAGCAGACGGCGAGGGTGGAGATGGCGGCGGCGATGCGGACCGGCCGCTGCTTGAGCCGGAAGGACAGGACGTCTGCCATGGTGAACTTGCCCGTGTTGCGCAGGAGTTCTGCAACCAGCAGCAGCGCCACCAGCCAGGCCACCAGGAAGCCGATGGAGTACATAAAACCGTCGTAGCCGTTGATGGCAATGGCGCCGGTGATACCCAGGAACGAGGCGGCCGAGAGGTAGTCCCCCGCGATGGCGGTTCCGTTCTGGGAGCCGGTGAAGGAGCGGCCGGCCGCGTAGTAGTCAGCTGCCGTCTTGTTGTTGCGGCTGGCGCGGA harbors:
- a CDS encoding Lrp/AsnC family transcriptional regulator; amino-acid sequence: MQALDGTDTRLLSALAQDPRRTVVALAQKLGLSRNTVQARMAQLEKKHVFLSFERRINPASLGYPLMAFISVHVQQQKLAQLAKDLADVPEILEGYGLTGSADLLLRVVALDAEDLFRINGKILACDGVDRTDTALAMGELIPFRVQPLLERGSQGA
- a CDS encoding alpha-ketoacid dehydrogenase subunit beta, giving the protein MTQMTFARAINTGLRKSLENDPKVVLLGEDIGALGGVFRVTDGLQKDFGKHRVVDTPLAESAIVGTAVGLAYRGYRPVVEIQFDGFIYPAFDQIVSQVAKLHYRTRGAVKMPITIRIPFGGGIGSPEHHSESPEAYFTHTSGLRVVTVSNPQDAHTVIQQAISCDDPVLYFEPKRRYHDKGEVDESVDPRTAAPMDQARVVTDGTHVTLVAYGPLVKTARDAAIAAADEGISIEVIDLRSLSPVDYRTVVASVRKTGRLVVTHEAGQSGGLGAEVAASITERCFYYLEAAPVRVTGFDIPYPYSKLEMHHLPGLDRILDGVDRALGRPNSLSGLEG
- a CDS encoding cation acetate symporter, whose product is MINVLAAVDVAALKDTTLLNMGIFGLFVAVTMVIVFRASRNNKTAADYYAAGRSFTGSQNGTAIAGDYLSAASFLGITGAIAINGYDGFMYSIGFLVAWLVALLLVAELLRNTGKFTMADVLSFRLKQRPVRIAAAISTLAVCFFYLLAQMAGAGSLISLLLGISDWGGQALVIIVVGALMIMYVLIGGMKGTTWVQIIKAILLIAGAAVMTFWVLAIYGFNLSALLGGAVETANNPAVLNPGLQYGKTETSKLDFMSLGLALVLGTAALPHVLMRFYTVPTAKEARKSVVWSIWLIGLFYLFTLVLGYGAAALVGADTIKTAPGGVNAAAPLLAFHLGGPLLLGFISAVAFATILAVVAGLTITAAASFAHDIYANVIAKGKADADTEVRVARRTVVVIGILAILGGILANGQNVAFLVALAFAVAASANLPTIIYSLFWRRFTTQGAVWSMYGGLGAAIVLIIFSPVVSGGATSMIKDANFALFPLSNPGIVSIPLAFLLGWLGTVLDKKREDTAKQAEMEVRSLTGVGAEKAVNH
- a CDS encoding TetR/AcrR family transcriptional regulator, with protein sequence MRSTDATQTGTARTGPSTQGSSTQGSSTQGPASPAPSTQRGQAKESRRQALLSAAASLFAVNGFNRVSLEDLGAAAGVSGPAVYRHFSGKQAVLADLLVTVSQELLDGGLQVAASNSDPAAALRCLVEFQVDFALGKPDVIRVQDRDFSNLSEQDQAAVRALQLSYVEVWVDVLSKLHPDTDIAELRMRAHATFGLINSTPHSVRSHGRKMAARSARPLLESMALAALLVDTPQD
- the pdhA gene encoding pyruvate dehydrogenase (acetyl-transferring) E1 component subunit alpha; this translates as MGQGSASAPIAADFTGAGGPAEPPGRTSGLVQLITPSGERVSHPEFDPWLQDITDDHLCSLFEDMTVIRRIDVEATALQRQGELALWPPLLGQEAAQIGSGRALREDDFVFSSYRENGVAYCRGVDLTDIVRVWRGNASSGWDPYSINMATPQIIIGAQTLHATGYAMGIQNDGADSAAVTYFGDGATSEGDLNEAMVFAASFQVPVVFFCTNNHWAISEPVRLQSHIQLADRATGFGIPSLRVDGNDVLAVMAATRVALDRARRGGGPTFIEAVSYRMGPHTTADDPTRYRDANELEDWAAKDPVSRVAALLDRKGLLTAELQQQVRDKADAVAREMRRGCTTMPDPQPLDVFKHVYSTPNSWLDRQQDHYARYLASFGDPAEAVSEEGAR
- a CDS encoding dihydrolipoamide acetyltransferase family protein — its product is MIKEFRLPDLGEGLTESEILSWKVGVGDTVSLNQVIAEVETAKAVVELPSPFAGVIKELHEQPGTIVEVGKPIVSFEVADDAGTSSSRPVTPTSSPAGQKPDPEQEPAAAKREPNLVGYGAVVESSDRPVRRQRNLATVVDPAETKSPGVEPAETEPAESKPSVVEPAETEPAESKPSVVDAAETRSPVVEPVETEPVETGPVETRRLETRPRSTPPVRKLARDLGVNLEVVPGTGPQGLITREDVQHFMEGQSADVGSPGRETVPRAGVQPGQERETRTPIKGVRKFTAAAMVQSAFTAPHVTEFLTVDVTPAMELLARLKGSREFTGHKLTPLTLAAKAVLIALRRNPALNARWDEANQEIVTFNYVNLGIAAATPRGLTVPNIKDAHSLSLLQLADALTELTETARAGKTTPADLTGGTISITNIGVFGIDAGTPILNPGEAAILALGAVRNTPWEYQGEVALRQVLTLSLSFDHRLVDGEQGSRFLADVGAILADPGMVLTMV